The genome window ATGATCTGTGGACTATTCTGTGCCATTCATTTCCCCTTTTCAGCAGTCTGTATCTCGACTGTTCAAGTTGTTAACGCTCTCTTGGCGGGATGAGTCATGTGTTAGTGTATGTATAGTCATAACATATTCCTGAGAAGCCCCAGCATTTATGTCActcatttctctcctccttctcctcctcgtcatctCCCAGGTGGAAGAGGAGCTGTTGGAGCAGGAGTTTCTGGAGCGCTGCTTCCAGGAaatgctggaggaggaggaccaggatTGGTTCATTCCTTCGCGTGACCTCAACAACCAGGGAGTggggcagctgcagcagcagctcaacgGCCTGTCTGTCAACGATCACCACAGCAACCTGGAGGAAGTGGCGGTGAGTCAGAAGGATCTGATTTCAcaagattattatttttctaaactCACTTAGAAATTAATCATGAAAGGAGAAGAATTAAAGACTTGAAGGAATTtgttcttacttttttttttttttttcctttcccccGCAGAGGAAGAGCATCTTGAATCCCGAAGCGAAGGAGTTCGTCCCGGGGAAGAAATA of Acanthopagrus latus isolate v.2019 chromosome 10, fAcaLat1.1, whole genome shotgun sequence contains these proteins:
- the paip2b gene encoding polyadenylate-binding protein-interacting protein 2B isoform X1, yielding MPEPAEMSGPEVAKTPGGGAPGKEGKEPVANGHAGEGNDANPFAEYMWMENEEEYNRQVEEELLEQEFLERCFQEMLEEEDQDWFIPSRDLNNQGVGQLQQQLNGLSVNDHHSNLEEVARKSILNPEAKEFVPGKKY
- the paip2b gene encoding polyadenylate-binding protein-interacting protein 2B isoform X2, whose protein sequence is MSGPEVAKTPGGGAPGKEGKEPVANGHAGEGNDANPFAEYMWMENEEEYNRQVEEELLEQEFLERCFQEMLEEEDQDWFIPSRDLNNQGVGQLQQQLNGLSVNDHHSNLEEVARKSILNPEAKEFVPGKKY